From the Ilumatobacteraceae bacterium genome, the window CGACGAGCGCGGTCACGGCGATCGCCGACCCCCCGCCGATGTCGCCACCACGGTCGACGAGCCGTTCGAGGCGCGACCCGACGCCGAGTTCGTCGTCGAGTTCGCCGGCGAGCGCGATCAGGGGAGCGAACGCGACGAGACCGGCCCAGGGCACCTTGGTGACGCCGACCCGAACCAGTTCGGCCGGCGTTCGCCGGAGCACGATCTCGTCGAGGTTCGCGGGCCGGGTCGCGCGCTGCTCGGCTCCCGCCGCGGTGGGCCGGGAATCCGCCGCGACTCGACGGAGCGCCTCGGCATGTTCCGCCTCGATCGCGTCGATCACGAACTCGACTCCCGCCGATCCGGCCGTATCGACGGATGCGCTCACGAGACCGACGAATCGGTGCGCGAGCCGCTGCTCGATGGCGACGCTCTGGACGCGGTCGAGCGGGATCACCAGTCGCTCGACCGAGAGGATGCCCCGCGTGACCACGAGTTCGTCGTCGCTGACCATGAACGTGAACCGCCACCAACTCAGCGCCGAGAAGACCAGTAGCGCCGTCGCCGCTGCGGCGGCCAGCACGCCGATCCCGAGCCCGAGTCCGCCGTTGGTCACGAACAGCACGGCCGCGATGACGGCAGACATGCCGAGCCGGCGGGTGAATCGCACGGCGATGAACATCAGTGCGATCGGCGATTGCCGAGCCGGGTGAGCGAGTCGGATGCGGTCCGCGTCGGTCGCCGTGCCAGGTGTCGGTGGTGCCCAGTCGGGGGCGCCGTCCTCAGACGGCATCGGTGTCGATCTCCGCATCCGCGAGTGCGCCGGCCCGGTCGGCGACGAGTTGCTTCAGGCGATCGGCGAAGTCGGTGTTCAGACCGGGGATGGAGACCTCGCCGCCCGCGGTGCGGAGCTGGAGCGACGCGAGCCCGTACCGGCGCTCGA encodes:
- a CDS encoding PH domain-containing protein, whose protein sequence is MPSEDGAPDWAPPTPGTATDADRIRLAHPARQSPIALMFIAVRFTRRLGMSAVIAAVLFVTNGGLGLGIGVLAAAAATALLVFSALSWWRFTFMVSDDELVVTRGILSVERLVIPLDRVQSVAIEQRLAHRFVGLVSASVDTAGSAGVEFVIDAIEAEHAEALRRVAADSRPTAAGAEQRATRPANLDEIVLRRTPAELVRVGVTKVPWAGLVAFAPLIALAGELDDELGVGSRLERLVDRGGDIGGGSAIAVTALVVAIIVAATIVGTVLQLARELLTNWDLTLARTTTGLRRTAGLVSTTSRSSTIRRIQSITTDESPPQRWLGFTLLRLRTFGENDIGLPGTRADEVAVLRTMVFGYADEPEFDRSISRWFVFKATRGIAVVAVLLAVPFWFVFGWWSLLLLAAVAARWAAARRQWRLRRWSLDDDRIAESYQFVARHTAEVPLHKAQVVTVSQSFFERRKDLATVQVRTAAGFLAVPLIPYRDAVAVRDRILHVVETDRRRVI